A stretch of the Desulforamulus ferrireducens genome encodes the following:
- a CDS encoding AAA family ATPase, translated as MLKEISLGLLAAFLVFGILAGYDVTPLLFLLIFGGSLYYLANAKGMVKSGFGSAAPVPKKQEIDFDDIGGQGSAIKELKEALDFIKNQKEIQNLGIRPLKGILMTGPPGTGKTLMARAAASYTDAVFVSASGSDFVEMYAGVGAQRVRKLFKTARETATKQKKRTAIIFIDEIEVLAAKRGSNSSHMEYDQTLNALLVEMDGLKVDDNVRLLIMAATNRVDMMDPALLRPGRFDRQVKVDLPDKLGRLEILKLHTRNKPLAEDVDLSQIAKETFGFSGAHLESLANEAAILAMREGLKQIYYRHFHEAIDKVIMGEKLDRRPNPEELKRVAVHEIGHAIISELVRPGSVSTLTVTSRGGALGYMRQNPEDDTYLYTKDYLENQIAIMLAGALAEEVVYHNRSTGASNDYEKALQTAELIIKSGMSKLGVVSLEHLPGEMKHRVISEIIQEQEQRVAEYMHKHQEFLTSTMTILIEREKISGEEFRAYLSQQNAA; from the coding sequence TTGCTCAAAGAAATTAGTTTAGGTTTACTGGCGGCATTTCTGGTTTTTGGTATCCTAGCGGGCTATGATGTTACGCCTTTGCTTTTTTTACTCATCTTTGGTGGCTCTCTCTACTATCTGGCCAACGCCAAGGGAATGGTGAAATCCGGCTTTGGCAGTGCAGCACCGGTGCCGAAAAAACAGGAGATTGACTTTGATGATATTGGTGGACAGGGCTCTGCCATTAAAGAGCTTAAAGAGGCACTTGATTTTATTAAAAACCAAAAGGAAATTCAAAACCTAGGTATACGTCCTTTGAAAGGAATTCTCATGACGGGACCTCCGGGTACCGGTAAAACTTTAATGGCCAGGGCCGCTGCCAGTTACACTGATGCGGTTTTTGTGTCTGCCAGTGGTTCTGATTTTGTGGAAATGTATGCCGGTGTCGGTGCCCAAAGGGTGCGTAAGTTATTCAAAACTGCCCGGGAAACCGCCACTAAACAAAAGAAAAGAACGGCCATTATCTTTATTGATGAAATTGAGGTATTGGCTGCCAAGCGGGGTAGCAACTCCAGCCATATGGAGTATGACCAGACCCTCAATGCTTTGTTGGTAGAGATGGATGGCTTAAAGGTGGATGATAATGTTCGGTTGTTAATTATGGCTGCCACCAACCGGGTGGACATGATGGATCCGGCGCTCTTACGTCCGGGACGCTTTGATCGCCAGGTGAAGGTAGATTTACCTGATAAGTTGGGCCGCTTAGAGATCTTAAAGCTCCACACCAGAAATAAGCCCCTGGCTGAGGATGTGGATCTGAGCCAGATTGCCAAAGAAACCTTTGGCTTCTCAGGGGCTCATTTAGAAAGCCTGGCCAATGAGGCAGCGATTTTGGCTATGCGGGAGGGGCTAAAGCAAATTTACTACCGTCATTTTCATGAGGCCATTGATAAAGTAATTATGGGTGAAAAATTAGATCGTCGTCCCAACCCTGAGGAGCTAAAACGGGTGGCTGTGCATGAAATTGGCCACGCCATTATTAGTGAGTTGGTACGTCCGGGGTCGGTTTCCACCTTGACGGTTACTTCCAGGGGCGGTGCCCTGGGATATATGAGGCAAAACCCGGAGGATGACACCTATTTGTACACCAAGGATTATTTAGAAAACCAAATTGCTATTATGTTGGCCGGTGCCCTGGCCGAAGAGGTAGTCTATCATAACCGCAGTACAGGGGCCTCCAATGATTATGAAAAAGCTCTACAAACTGCGGAACTCATAATTAAGTCCGGTATGTCCAAGCTGGGCGTGGTCAGCCTGGAACATCTCCCCGGGGAGATGAAACACAGGGTAATTTCCGAAATTATTCAGGAGCAAGAGCAGCGGGTGGCTGAGTATATGCATAAACACCAAGAATTCTTAACTAGCACCATGACTATTTTAATAGAAAGAGAAAAAATTTCCGGTGAAGAGTTTAGAGCCTATCTTTCTCAGCAAAATGCTGCATAA
- a CDS encoding competence/damage-inducible protein A has translation MQAEIIFTGTELLVGEVLNSHAQYLGRRLTDMGIEVIQHTTVGDYWGRMGLVLLQALERSDLIFITGGLGPTIDDLTKETVAEVLELDMKLDEASLSAIRELFARRGMEMPENNMKQAYFPEGAKILPNSRGTAPGAIVEVGKKAIIILPGPPWELETMFEESVVSYLNSLPHRGTLCTSKTFHLTGIDESSVQELIDDLCGMGNPEIAFLVRPGVVEVRVTGQGATLEEATSLVQNLSDQVRRRLFQYIFAEDDEKIEQVVGQLLQDAGLTIGVAESCTGGLLEARLSDVPGASSYLMGGIVAYNNRVKEKLLKVPPEVLSQFGAVSRQTAIAMAEGVRRELGSSIGLAVTGVAGPTSSEGKPIGLVYIALSSPTGVCFREYRFPGERKAIRNGTVNAALKMAKHFLQGK, from the coding sequence GTGCAAGCAGAAATAATATTTACAGGTACAGAATTGCTGGTGGGCGAGGTATTAAATTCTCATGCCCAGTATTTAGGCAGACGCTTAACTGATATGGGCATAGAAGTTATACAGCATACTACAGTGGGAGATTATTGGGGCCGGATGGGTTTGGTTCTGCTCCAAGCACTGGAAAGGTCTGACCTAATCTTTATTACCGGCGGTTTAGGACCCACAATTGATGACTTAACCAAGGAAACGGTGGCAGAAGTATTAGAATTGGACATGAAGCTGGACGAGGCTTCTTTGTCAGCTATACGGGAACTTTTTGCCCGTAGAGGCATGGAAATGCCTGAAAATAACATGAAACAAGCCTATTTTCCCGAAGGTGCCAAAATCTTGCCTAATAGCAGAGGAACTGCTCCGGGAGCTATTGTTGAAGTGGGCAAAAAGGCCATCATTATTTTGCCGGGTCCCCCTTGGGAATTGGAAACCATGTTTGAAGAATCGGTGGTTTCATACCTCAACAGTTTACCTCACCGAGGAACTCTGTGCACCTCCAAGACTTTTCATTTAACCGGTATAGATGAAAGTTCGGTGCAAGAGCTCATCGATGATTTATGTGGCATGGGTAATCCCGAGATTGCCTTTTTGGTACGACCGGGAGTGGTAGAAGTGAGGGTAACCGGCCAGGGTGCTACCCTGGAGGAGGCCACTAGCCTGGTGCAAAACCTGTCAGATCAGGTGCGTCGTCGTTTATTTCAATATATTTTTGCGGAAGACGATGAAAAGATTGAGCAAGTGGTGGGGCAGTTACTGCAGGATGCCGGTTTAACCATCGGTGTTGCTGAATCCTGCACCGGTGGACTCCTTGAAGCCAGGTTATCGGATGTGCCCGGTGCTTCCAGCTATCTTATGGGCGGCATTGTTGCTTATAACAATCGGGTAAAGGAAAAACTATTAAAGGTACCCCCTGAAGTGCTGTCCCAGTTTGGTGCAGTAAGTCGTCAGACGGCCATTGCTATGGCTGAAGGGGTACGCCGGGAATTAGGCAGCAGTATTGGGTTAGCTGTAACCGGTGTGGCTGGCCCCACCAGCAGTGAGGGTAAACCCATCGGTCTGGTTTACATTGCCTTATCCTCCCCCACGGGAGTATGTTTTAGGGAATATCGCTTTCCCGGCGAAAGAAAGGCCATTCGTAACGGTACGGTGAATGCCGCTTTAAAAATGGCTAAACATTTCTTACAGGGAAAATAA